A genomic region of Daphnia carinata strain CSIRO-1 chromosome 5, CSIRO_AGI_Dcar_HiC_V3, whole genome shotgun sequence contains the following coding sequences:
- the LOC130702964 gene encoding uncharacterized protein LOC130702964 → MIRLVFLAGLMAVAAATESRQASMGIQVCYGPGNCQQENTGVVLDYRWTGCGDPYNCYLNPSQAEYESGWGIKFDGNQMTLANWPSNGARTFLTTGPNSNRYRMFYLLNKELSFEVDVTATGCGMNSALYFITMESDGGQASSGYTGAMYGTGYCDAQPAEPGRPSCDELDIWEANSLANVYTTHPCLNGQCDPYGCAFNTYARGAKTFYGRGSGYQLDSTQKFTVVTRFVTVDGTDNGDLKEIQRFYIQNGRTIQQPTFDGYNGLSDGYCNHFGQSNSQGGVSYGMSQGMRKGMVLSMSMWGSPSDPNSMTWMDNEPNGPCPIYQNPNPYTSFGNIKIGPIGSTV, encoded by the exons ATGATCAGACTAGTGTTTCTCGCCGGCCTCATGGCCGTTGCGGCAGCAACAGAGTCGCGTCAGGCCAGTATGGGCATCCAGGTCTGTTACGGCCCCGGCAACTGTCAACAAGAGAACACTGGGGTCGTTCTCGATTACCGTTGGACTGGCTGCGGAGATCCCTACAACTGCTACCTA AATCCTAGCCAAGCCGAATATGAGTCTGGATGGGGAATTAAATTCGATGGCAATCAAATGACGTTGGCCAATTGGCCCTCGAACGGAGCAAGAACTTTTCTCACCACCGGCCCGAATTCCAATCG GTATCGAATGTTTTATCTGCTCAATAAGGAACTGTCTTTCGAGGTGGACGTGACTGCGACAGGCTGTGGCATGAATTCGGCCCTCTATTTCATCACGATGGAAAGCGATGGTGGCCAGGCCAGTTCCGGTTACACTGGAGCCATGTACGGCACAGGCTATTGCGATGCCCAACCAGCTGAGCCTGGACGTCCTTCTTGCGACGAGCTGGACATTTGGGAAGCCAATAGTTTGGCCAATGTCTACACGACTCATCCTTGCCTCAATGGCCAATGCGATCCTTACGGCTGCGCTTTTAATACTTATGCCCGAGGCGCCAAAACATTTTACGGTCGCGGCTCCGGCTACCAGTTGGACAGCACGCAAAAGTTTACCGTCGTCACTCGATTCGTCACCGTCGATGGAACTGACAATGGCGATCTCAAAGAGATTCAACGTTTCTACATCCAGAACGGACGCACGATTCAGCAACCGACCTTTGATGGTTACAACGGACTTTCCGATGGTTACTGCAACCATTTTGGGCAGTCAAACAGCCAAGGAGGCGTATCGTACGGCATGTCGCAGGGTATGAGAAAAGGCATGGTCTTGTCCATGTCCATGTGGGGCAGTCCCAGCGATCCAAACAGCATGACTTGGATGGACAACGAACCTAACGGCCCATGCCCAATTTATCAAAATCCCAATCCTTACACAAGTTTCGGCAACATTAAAATCGGTCCGATTGGCTCAACTGTTTAA